A stretch of DNA from Aspergillus flavus chromosome 3, complete sequence:
ATGACGTAAAATAGCCACAGTAATTgcgttttgttctttctacCTAGGACTTCCCAGGTGCAAATCGATTGTAATGTTTCCGAGTACGCATTCGAGTGTTCGATCGCGGAAACTCAGGCACGATAGGGAAGACCAGATAAACCAATAGGCAGATCGGGCCAAAAACGCGGCAGATCGAGACGGCGGAAACCGGAAGACGATCGAAAACGGGATAACGGGCTAACAGAGAATGCAATGAagtaaaataagaaaaagaaagaatggagacCCAAGGCGAAAGAAGTCGGAAGGTTTGCTGCAGGTGGCAGAAGGTTACCAGCATCACGATGCTCTTGGGTTCTTCAAATAATGGGACGTCAACATGCAGGAAGCAAAACTATCAAAGGAAAACAGCTGAGCTACCCTGCCATGTTGCATAATTAGTACCACTGAGCACCGTATCCATCGTCCCGCTTCGAGCGGCTACCGGTAGGTCCATAAGCACCTGAAGCAGCAACCTTGGAAGCAGAACGCAGCCTAACGCCGAAGACTATGAGATTAGTCAGATTCTAGGATTCAAGGCGACCTCTACGTGCGGGGTCAAGGCAAATCACCAAGCGCAGAGGAAAGGGGTTCCCTACACGGAACCTAGGTTTCAGATACTCACATCCTGTCACTCCCTCCCACAGCACGGTTGGTGTCGGGGGTGTTCTCGAGAGTTCCACGTTCGATGACCTTGCGGCGCTGGCTTGAGATAGCACCAGGCTTAGCAGCAGCACCGGGGGTGCCCATCGGCGCGGCAGCTGCCACGCCTTGACGGCGCTGCTGTTCCTCCgcttccttgtccttcttgttGCTGGCATCCACAATCATCGCGGCATTCTTCTGGTACTTGTAGACGGTCCAGTCGAAAACGTAGTCATACTGGAAAGACTCGCGGACGAAAAGGTCACGGAAGATCTTGCGAAGGTACGAGTAATCAGGCTTGTCATCGAAACGCAGGGAACGGGTGTAGTTCAAGTAGATCGAGAATTCGTTGGGGAATCCACGGCAAAGGACCTCAGTGGGTGtggtcatcttcttctccatgatGCGGTCAtatttctgcttcttcgtgGCAGCCTTAAGTCCCTGCCAAGGGAGAGTACCACGGCAGAAGTAGAGCATGACGTATCCCAAAGACTCCATATCATCACGGCGAGACTGTTCAACACCCAAGTGAGTGTTGATACTGGCGTAACGGGCAGTTCCGGTAAGGTTCTTGTTTTCGCGGTAAGGAATGTGGAAGTGCGTCTTAGGGTCACGATATTTCTTGGCCAGACCGAAATCGATCACGTTGACCTGGTTTCCGCGCTTGCCAATGCCCATCAGGAAGTTGTCGGGCTTAATATCGCGGTGAATGAAAGACTTGGCATGGATGTACTCGATGCGGGAAATGAGTTGATCAGCCAGGAGAAGCACGGTTTTGAGCGAGAACTTGCGGTTGCAGAAGTTGAAAAGATCCTCCAGACTAGGACCCAAAAGGTCGATAACCATAGCATTATAGTCGCACTCAGTACCGAACCAACGGACGAAGGGAATGCCCACACCACCAGCAAGAGACTTGTAAACACGAGCCTCGTACTCAAGTTGGGGGTGCTTAGCCTTGACACTCTCGAGCTTGATGGCAATCTCCTCACCGGAGATGATATTGGTTCCTAGATTTCTGTCAGTCAATATTGACCAGCCCGATTGTTGCCATTCCAGGGAGATATAATACGCACCAAGATAGATATCACCGAAGCTACCGCTTCCAATCTTGCGGCCAATGCGGTATTTGTTACCGACACGCAAATCCTTAGAGCTTCTATTTAACTATGACCGCTCGACAGAAAGGCAATTGCAAAAGACTACGTACCATGGTCGTCATCTTGAGTAAAAGCACACACAGCTGACGGCTGTGGCTGCAAGATCACAAAGACTGTAGGCAGGTTTGTCAGTCACCGAATTGAAAGGTTGTTGGGTAGACCGAATTAGAAAGTGACCGAGGGTGTATTTAGATAGAATAAGCTGCAGGATGAAGACAGAATGAGGCTGGAGtaagaggggaagagaaaggtcATAATGAAGCAGGCTGCCTTCGGCGCGTAGTTACTTGGCACAGTGAATTTAGCCCACTGAGGCTACGAGTAGCTGGTAGCAGGGAATGCCCGGCAGTGAAACACCGAGGAACACAGGAAACAGAACAGGTGTGTAACGACCAGTCCGGACCAAAAATAACGAGAGTCTGACAAACCTTGTAGAAAGAGGCGGGTGAAAAGAGGTGAGATAGCGGTGATGTCGACCGTTGGGGCTCCGACCGAccggaaaggcaaaaaggcggagaaagaaaaaggagatgaGGTGACTTGACAGGCCTTTTGAAAGAGGCTGACAAGGAAATCCGGGCTGGTGAAAAATCaacaaaaagaggaaaagggaagaaaaatagaagagTGGAAACAAATGGCAATAAATCAAGGACAAACGCCTTGATATCGGAAGGTgggatggaaagaaaagaaggggaggaagagagagaaggagaagaagggaaagagagttAGAGTGAGAGTAAGAGGGGGCGGGTAAAAGGCCGGTGATCAGTTTGGCTGTGGTTGGCGGTCGCAGCTTGTCACAGCGGTCTGCTGTAGGAAAGGTGTTACATTTCAATTACGACCTGGGGGGTTATCACCTTACCTTTGAGACTGGGTAATTTTGGTAATCTTGTTTTCAAAGTATTAGGCAGTGACCACGGTCTGGTCGGGCAAAGAAAACCATAGGGTAGAAAGAATTATTACAATTAGAAGAACAAATCgaaaaattctatattttctatttttaaaaaaaatctgaGGATTTTTATTAGCATATCTTGGAACAGACGCTCAGTAAGTCGGTGAAGAAACTTGTCAGTAGGAGGGcgtaaataataatttctttaacgtttgttttcttgagaaggcaaaaaagaaaagcaaagggaaaaattGTCTCATATCTTAAACTTGTATTTTTTTTGTACAATACCATGTTTCCTACTACTAAGGTATgtaactactactactatgtACCTCAGTAGGTATACCCCTAGTTTCCACTCTcatttcttatctttttttgcCTGCTTAGAGAGTACTTGATCACTTTCTTGAGAGCGACAGAAGCTATTCCACTTTAGGGTAAACATCCATCACGTCAGACGCTTACCTCGCTGATAAAAGACGGCGCTCAGGACCATCTCACTAATCCCAGTACATATAGGTCACGTAAATACAGTACAGGACATTTGATCAAACATAGCCTACCAATGCTTATATACTACGTAGGTGAGTGTCTTTTGAACGGTGTAACAACTGGCAAGAGTGGCCAAAAAGAAACGGAAAGGAAAAGTtactttaaaaaaaaaaaaaaaaaaaaaaaaaaaaagactgTACAATATCTCGTGGCAAAAAAAGTCGGTGCACATTCCCATAGCCACATGGACGTTTGTATGTGGATTGAATTTCCTGTCGCCGCCGATTACCACAATTTAACATGTATCAGCCGAACCTTTTGACCGAGGTCCCCTGTTTGATTAATTGATCGTTCTATTCTATCTTACGTTTACCAGATTCGACCCTGATTGACTGCCTCACATGGGGCCTGAGGCAATTACCAGAATGGATCCATCCAATTGTCCATTGATTGATCTGGGGTCATCTGAGTCTGGGCAAAACCAGTAATGGATCCGCCGACGTACTCCGGACTCTGTCAGGTAATTACGGGTGATTACGGGGGCCCGATTTTGGGCAGAAACCGCCCCTAGTTCAAGATCTCTGACGCCGATGCCACAGGGATCGGTAATTATATACATCGGGTGACAGACGATCAGAATGTTGTTTCTGTCCGCAGTGGTATGATTTGATCTGCCTCATCCCAGTTCTAACTGACAACTACTGCACCGATGACCTCGCCAGATCATTCAATCAGGCTCACAGCCTCCCATTAATATTTCCAGTCATTCCTccatacatatatatatatatatacatagcTACATCTCTTACTGTCAATGGTACTATAAATATGACGTTTATCACCAACTTCATGCTCATATTAGCCTACTGTGTACCTTGGAGCATCGATTTCCAGGACTTATGGCGTCTCATCGAGTTCTATGTACAATTTGGACCTCCCAGGAATCGGAGTAGTACTTGTATTAACCAGATGAGAATCTCTGGGGTGATCCAACTGGACATACTTATCTCAACTAAATCTACCCATACAATTACATTCAGCCATGAGGCTGAGACAGAGTCAGTGAATACGACAAGTCACGGTGGTTTGTGAAAGGCAAATAACTGATTTGGATCAGACAGAGACTTCGTGAAGTGAAAAGGTAAGTAATAGTACATTCCAAGGCTGGGTCAAAATGTGAAGGGgtataaaaaaagaagtcgaagaagactaaaataacaaaaggaagaagaaaagaagaacaaacatAGGAGAGCGAAAGAAGGAACATGAACAATATGGGAAATGAATCATAATTCCCTGACTTCATCACATACTGACTAAAATAGCCAGCTGATAGTCAGAGTAACAAAACGAATATAAAACAGACATAACGTATGCCTTTACATCGTCTAGATGACAAGTCAACAATTCATCAAAACATACACAGCGACAGGGCGTTTTGAGGACACAGGACGAGTGTGGCCCTGGCAAGCCTCGCGCCTCGCAGCAGGCTTTCCAATAGACTATAGATAAGTCATCCGTGTACTGCCGAGCTTCTTAAATCATGTTTGTTGTCGTAGGCCCTCCTTCTGTGTTCCGGGGCTTACTTTTCTCAGGAGAGCTTGCCCTggtgtcatcgtcatccaAGCGCCGCCTCCATTCCGCAAGGCTGTCACTGAGCCCTGTCTCTTTGGTGGGAGTCCGGTCAAAGTCAGACTGAGTGCTTAACCGATAATTGCGGTTAGTGCTCTCCCAGTGGCTACGCAAGGTCTCCAGCTCATTGGCTAGGGAGTCCAAAGCCATAGAACCGCGATTGTCAGGGAATGGATCCTCCTGTGACACAGCACTGTTGGCTCTCGATCTGCTTATGGTATTGCTTGAGGCATTGCTATAGGTACGCGAGATGCCGTTCATGTTTTGGCCATGTTGGGACTGACGACGGTAATGTCCAACCGACGCTTCCACTTGATCCAAAAGCATACTGACCTTCTGTTCAGCGTCTGAGGCGCGACCTTCGAGGAGAGCATTTTCGCGTTTAAGCTGATCCAGTTCGGCGCGGCTCTTTTCCGCAGAAGCTATCAGTTCTTGCTGAGAGCTTTCATATTCCGATCGGGCCTTTTCGTGATCAGCTTCGGCGGCAGAGAGATCCTCCTTCAGTTTGGCGATTTCGCTTTCGAGTTTTGCGATAGAGGACGAAGTGTCTTGCTGTAGATCGGTAAGAGACCTTTGAAGTTGAGCGCGTTCAGTCGCCCACTCGGTCTGCATCGGCGTTCGGTCAGAAGTTTGCGCTCTGTCATTCTGGGCTGCTTCCAGCTCTGATTGCATCTTCGCATTCTGGGATTTATAACGAGTAAGCTCATCCTTCATCCGCTTCAACATTTTTTCAGTTCCCTTAACATAATGAACAGCCGACTGGTAATCGTTTTCAAGTTGTTCTAGTTTCTCCTTATATGCACGGTCAGCTTCTTGCTCGCGAGTCTCGAATGACGCCTTCAATTCTTCATGGGCCTTTAGACTGGTCGAGAGTTGCTGCTCTAGCTCACGAAGTCGACTCTGCTCAGGTGTTCCAAACCGAGACCCAGGGGAATCCAGTCGAGGAGAACGCCTGCTATCAGAATAGTTGACCCCACGCTCGCCAAGAAGGTCTTTGAGAGCTGCGTGTTGAATAGCCAAGGCGCCAGACTCGCGTTGATGATTTTCAAGCTGGGCCTTCAGCTCCCTGTTCTCAGCGGCATGAGACTGGCCTTCTTTCATAGCTGCTTGGAGCTGCCTTCGTAGCTGTAAACCTTCTCTACTGGCCTGCTCCTGGTATGCTTCTAAACCTGCAATCCTCTCTTCTGCACGGCGGAGCTTGTCTGCTGCCTCATCTGCAGCCGTTTGGCTAGCTTTTGCCAACCTATTTGCCCTTTCCACCTGTACCTCCAAGGCAGCTACCCGCTGGTCTGCGAGCGACCGTATGGATGAATCAGAATCAAAGGATGATGCGCGGTCAAGTCCTGTCAAGAATGCATTCTTATGCGTCTCGGCTTCCCTGGCATTGCTTTCGGCGAGTTCTTCGGCGTCGTGAAGACGGCGGACAACATTCTCAAGCTCTGCATTCTGTTCCTCGTGCTCGGATCTGAGCTGCAGCAACTTTTTCTCCAACCCCTCCCGACGTTCGCGCTCCTCTTCCAATTGTTTCTCGAGAAGGGCTGCTTTGCCAGAAGACGCAGATACGGCCTCTCGGAGCACGCCCAGATTCGTACCAAAGTCTTTGAGATGAATTGAAGAGTCCTCAACTTTTTTCATTAGCTCCTCCTTGTCCAAGGTCAACTGTTTTGTTGCAGATTCTGCTTCAGCTCGTAGCAAAGCCTCCTCCCTCATGGAGGCTTCCAGCTGGTGTAATTCTGCACGCAGACTTTCGGCCTCTAAAGCATTATTTTGCATCTCGAGTTCAGCTAGACGTCTCCTGGTAGCTTCACATGTCTCTTCAGCGAGCTCTCTACCCCGCTTTTCTTGTTCAAGCTCACTTGTAACCGTATCCAGTTTTGACTTGAGCTCATTCTGAGATGCAAGGGCTAGAGCCAATCTTCTGCTGATATCAGTACCTCTCTCCGTCATCACTTCCTCAGGATCCTGAGAACGCCCGTCAGGCTGTGGAGTTCCTCTTTGACTACCACCATGAGCGGCAAGCTTAGCACGAGCATAAGCCGCTTCATTGACGGCCACATCTCTTTGGTGCTCAACCTCAGCGACCCGCTTGGAAGCTATAGCAGCTTGTCGATCTACAGTTGCCTGCATCTTTGCGAGTTCCGCCCTCATTGCGAGGAATGCCTCAATCAAGGGGCGGTCTTCGTCAGCGAACGCATCACCCGCACGCTCGTCTAAAGTTGGGCTACTTGAAGGATTCGGCGTGTAACCAGCCTTCTTGGCCAATGCAAGCTCGGAAGCATACCATGCATTGCGGCTTTTTACGGCCTCCAGCTCCTTAATTagagcttcttgatgagcGGTCAACCTTGGTGACCGGGGTTCATCACCTAGAGTCTTCGAATTCCGATAACCTCGAGAGTCTACCGAGCCATCAATACTAGCGTTTCGACCCAAAACAGATTCATCGGCACTATCCATAGAGCTGCGCTGTCGGTGTTGGCGAAGCGACCGTTGCCTGGCCGGTGCACTAATAAGGGGGGCTGCCTCGCCAGCCTCCATAGCCCGGGCAGACATTCGTGATTGCTGATTAGGTGTGCGACGGTCTCCCGATCCAGCTCCAGAATCATGAACAGGTCTAGCCTCTTTCGGGGATTCTTTGGCAATTGGAGACTCCCTATCCCCGTCAGCTGCCATCGCTCGAACGGTATCCACTGGTGGACCGCCATACGACCGGTCCGTTTTTGTGGGGGTTTTGCTTCGTGGGTTCATAACGTTTTGGGGGGTGCTCCCTCGAGGGCCAGGGGTGGGAGCTTGGCCTGGTGGAGGAGGTCCTGAAGGAGCCTGGGCTATAGAGGCCCTCGGGAGTCGAGACCCGGGCCCTGAGGTAGGACCAACCTCTGCCGGTCTGCCGGTCGGACTCATCATGCTTTCCCGCGAGGCACCTGGTCGTCGTGGATCTGGTGGTTGGTTATGCGCTTCGCGAGATGTGCGGCCCGCCTGAGGGCTTTGTCTGTCTGCACTGCCTTTTCTCATACCGGGAGGGGGCGCTCTATCTCCATTTGGCGCCTCAGTTGGATAGCGAATCTTCGATGTGTCGAGGACGTATACCATACTGAGTTCCACGGGATCCCTTGGTGCAGAGCTTGGTTCACCCGCCATCACGATGATATGCTTTCCGAAAGCCGTCATACTGTGCCCAGATCTCGGTGATGGGGCGGGTCCCATGTTTTGGAAGGAATACCACCTTCGGGTCGTGATACGAAATGCTGCCAGATCCCCAAGGTCGATTCCCTCATCTGTGCGGCCGCCAAATATGTACATGACATCGTTCACAAGGGCTGCTGCATGCCCTTCTCGAGGCGTAGGGATAAACCCAACGCAATCGAGTTGAGTCCATTGGTTAGCGCGAGGATCATAGGTCCAAACGTCGTTGAACCACTGTAAGCCGTTCGTTCCTCCGAACCTAGGTGAGGGTGAGTAAACTATACGATAATAGGCAAGCGAAAGTTTTAGATGCAAGACTTACAAATACAACCGGTCATTGAAGCTTACAATTGTATGGTTCGTTCTGGCCGGGGGAATCTGGCCCGGAGGTGGACCACCGTCGTGACTGCTTCGGATTAGAAACTCCCACTTGTTTGCCGGGTTCTGCAATTGATTAAGGTCAAATGCGACAAGGTCGTTGAAGAAGTAACCTTCAACCTGTCCACCAAAGACGTAAATCTTGGAGCCAAGGATATTCAAGGTGTGTCCATAACGCCCAGCGGGCCGGGGCCCAGGAGGTATGGCGCGCGACCATTGCCGGGAGGCTGAGAGACATATGTTAGGGCACATTTTATCCAGCACGGGTTATAACCTCAGCACGTACAAGTGTTCAGTAAATAAAGTGTGTCGTCCAGTGTGTCGGCCTCGTCCACCTTTGTATCGCCGCCAAAAACAATGAAGGCATTGCCAACCAGTAAACTCGCATGACCGACTCTGGGACCGGGCCCCTCCGACACAGTGGCAATTGGAAAGCATGGGAGATTTCCGCCGCTGCTGTCAATCATCCAGAGATCTCCTTTGACAGTTGATCCGTCTATCAATCCACCCATCATATATATAGCTCCTTCCTTCGAAGCAACGGAATTTATAGCTGCGCCATAACGGGGAAAGGGATTCGTCTGTGGCGCGGAGAAATTTAACCGACGCTGTGACCATGGGTACAGTGAGGCACCGGGGCTCGTATTTGGAGCATTGCTGTTCATCGATTGTTGCGGTGGCCGTTGAACCTGTATATGATTAGCTGTGCTGCATGGGGTCGAGAGGCATTGTCTGGCGACCAGCGGAAGGTATTTAACAAGAGGTAAAGGGAGCGTGGAGTACCAACCTGCGACTCAGATTCGGCTCTTTGTCGCACCCGCTGCTGTTCCGGGCTGTTGATACTGCTCACCGAATTcaaagaattattatagctGCTGCTAGGCGTCGGCGTCTGCGAATTGCTTCCCTCCCGCTCTTTTACTCCATTGGGCGCCGCCGGTGCATTTGTTGACGCTCCCTCGGAGGTATGGAGGTTTCTGTTCGCTGGAGGAAGGGTGGTATTTTGTTGAttcttttttgatttaaACAAGAATGCCATCGTGACAATTGAATCGTAAACGGTC
This window harbors:
- a CDS encoding casein kinase I; translation: MTTMDLRVGNKYRIGRKIGSGSFGDIYLGTNIISGEEIAIKLESVKAKHPQLEYEARVYKSLAGGVGIPFVRWFGTECDYNAMVIDLLGPSLEDLFNFCNRKFSLKTVLLLADQLISRIEYIHAKSFIHRDIKPDNFLMGIGKRGNQVNVIDFGLAKKYRDPKTHFHIPYRENKNLTGTARYASINTHLGVEQSRRDDMESLGYVMLYFCRGTLPWQGLKAATKKQKYDRIMEKKMTTPTEVLCRGFPNEFSIYLNYTRSLRFDDKPDYSYLRKIFRDLFVRESFQYDYVFDWTVYKYQKNAAMIVDASNKKDKEAEEQQRRQGVAAAAPMGTPGAAAKPGAISSQRRKVIERGTLENTPDTNRAVGGSDRMLRSASKVAASGAYGPTGSRSKRDDGYGAQWY